One segment of Neodiprion fabricii isolate iyNeoFabr1 chromosome 1, iyNeoFabr1.1, whole genome shotgun sequence DNA contains the following:
- the LOC124185514 gene encoding uncharacterized protein LOC124185514 isoform X7, which yields MKLIEGEFEENLNCFEKTHKQFYSNNNEDNQSLKSEQNESKAYKRDRKQDYQQFTVNTDLIDESDTSTDSSNDEIFPTHNLCKSNFTSLKVVNAKENTRIKLMPKKEVNSTCDSICSGSNHKFGNNENVEDESVESEIENMTDNSNQVPCVSLMCKRVFIGSYHYGPNETVIISQKGMEMRVPLPNDSTTIIMLNIKFEYLLKVLFYSGETIPSLIFWAASQAGPIVREKLGMKGPKGPYYDSLAKGRFFPSLIMKVCTTVSLLILTGRILFIVPDDRCRRIILLLHKVTKETKLILESLFTPNNALLVLNFSDTKTILGYALPAKIWKPIKKSLQTTKKYASRVKNSVTSKLQTSFKESQNHITLSPQTPSSVEKSIANKIKTPKQLPSYANESVAKISAIANSNNEDSENDDSAHRCIQTILIYPPAPARDAITINDRDCACLGKDKFINDVIIDFYLKYLSLEVLLKEDQKRTHVFSSHFYKRLTHSHVSDANNRLLRATKRHSGVQKWTKDVNIFEKDFIIIPINERSHWIVAIICFPGLAGEVDVHRSAADDGMVETRSSNPEIPMTRKLQSARKSTQEVWKLPCILIFDSLHGFGEYTKVLLALQEYLSCEYLAKTGIKDTFFLNMTNAVCPEVPQQSNSSDCGIYLLHYVERFFQDPIKDYNLPIKGLKEWFDKSAIVHKRKEIYDLIMSRR from the exons ATGAAACTGATTGAAGG TGAGTTTGAAGAAAACCTCAactgtttcgagaaaactcATAAG caattttattcaaataataatgaagaCAACCAGTCTCTGAAATCTGAACAAAATGAATCGAAAGCTTACAAGAGAGACAGAAAACAAGATTATCAACAGTTCACAGTCAACACAGATCTTATCGATGAGTCAG aTACCTCAACAGATTCATCGAACGATGAGATATTTCCAACACACAATCTatgtaaaagtaatttcacaTCACTCAAAGTTGTGAATGCCAAAGAAAATActagaataaaattaatgccAAAAAAGGAAGTAAACAGTACATGTGATTCTATTTGTAGTGGTAGCAACCACAAATTTGGCAACAATGAAAATGTTGAAG ATGAAAGCGTGGagtctgaaattgaaaacatgaCAGATAATTCAAATCAGGTACCTTGCGTATCTCTGATGTGTAAAAGAGTGTTCATAGGATCTTATCATTACGGTCCCAATGAAACAGTAATTATATCGCAAAAAGGGATGGAAATGCGAGTTCCACTTCCCAATGACA GTACGACCATTATTATGCTAAATATTAAATTCGAATATCTTCTAAAAGTACTTTTCTATTCTGGTGAAACTATACCGTCTCTGATTTTTTGGGCAGCGTCACAAGCAGGGCCTATTGTTCGTGAAAAGTTGGGGATGAAAGGTCCAAAAGGTCCTTATTACGATTCACTTGCCAAAGGTAGATTTTTTCCATCTCTGATAATGAAAGTGTGTACCACTGTCTCATTGTTAATACTGACTGGTAGAATTCTTTTTATTGTGCCAGATGACAGATGTCGACGGATAATACTCCTACTTCACAAAGTAACCAAGGAAACAAAATTGATATTGGAGTCCTTATTTACACCAAATAATGCCTTACTTGTGTTGAATTTTTCGGATACCAAAACCATTCTTGGATATGCATTACCTGCAAAG ATTTGGAAACCGATAAAAAAATCACTGCAAACGACCAAAAAGTATGCATCAAGAGTCAAAAATTCTGTGACCAGTAAACTGCAAACATCCTTCAAAGAGTCGCAAAATCATATAACATTGTCTCCACAGACACCATCATCAGTTGAGAAATCAATAGCTAATAAGATTAAAACACCTAAACAACTTCCAAGTTATGCAAATGAATCTGTGGCGAAAATATCAGCAATCGCAAATTCCAATAACGAAGATTCTGAGAATGACGATTCTGCACATAGATGTATACAAAC AATATTAATTTACCCTCCCGCACCAGCCAGAGATGCGATTACAATAAATGACCGAGATTGTGCTTGCCTTGGGAaagataaatttataaatgacgTTATCATTGACTTCTATCTGAAATACCTCTCTCTGGAGGTTTTGTTAAAGGAGGATCAGAAGAGAACTCACGTGTTTTCTTCCCATTTCTATAAAAGATTGACACATTCGCACGTGTCAGATGCAAACAATCGACTTCTCCGAGCTACTAAACGACATTCCGGCGTTCAAAAGTGGACGAAAGATgtgaatatatttgaaaaagacTTTATCATTATTCCAATTAATGAACG cTCACATTGGATTGTGGCCATAATCTGCTTTCCTGGCCTTGCTGGCGAGGTGGATGTTCATCGATCAGCAGCAGATGATGGTATGGTGGAAACAAGAAGCTCTAACCCTGAAATTCCAATGACAAGGAAGTTACAAAGTGCTCGTAAATCAACGCAAGAAGTCTGGAAACT GCCTTGcatattgatttttgattcGTTGCACGGATTCGGAGAATACACCAAAGTTTTATTAGCACTGCAAGAATACTTGAGTTGTGAATACTTGGCTAAAACTGGTATAAAAGATACTTTCTTCCTAAACATGACAAATGCAGTGTGTCCTGAAGTTCCACAGCAGTCTAATTCCAGTGATTGTGGTATCTATCTGCTGCACTATGTTGAACGCTTCTTTCAA gaCCCCATCAAGGACTACAACTTACCGATAAAAGGGCTGAAAGAGTGGTTTGACAAAAGTGCTATTGttcataaaagaaaagaaatttatgaTTTAATAATGAGTCGAAGGTAG
- the LOC124185514 gene encoding uncharacterized protein LOC124185514 isoform X1: MEIDSNCGIVKSLQIVSNPDSHIVNREVDDTTVKVLLISRRKTQTLVTLSIPDKDCTMLDLLIKMDISPNRPSKIYLVKDKSVDLDYIVEDSQPGNYLNSDQGCSQESTNQNSTTHVSSEFEENLNCFEKTHKQFYSNNNEDNQSLKSEQNESKAYKRDRKQDYQQFTVNTDLIDESDTSTDSSNDEIFPTHNLCKSNFTSLKVVNAKENTRIKLMPKKEVNSTCDSICSGSNHKFGNNENVEDESVESEIENMTDNSNQVPCVSLMCKRVFIGSYHYGPNETVIISQKGMEMRVPLPNDSTTIIMLNIKFEYLLKVLFYSGETIPSLIFWAASQAGPIVREKLGMKGPKGPYYDSLAKGRFFPSLIMKVCTTVSLLILTGRILFIVPDDRCRRIILLLHKVTKETKLILESLFTPNNALLVLNFSDTKTILGYALPAKIWKPIKKSLQTTKKYASRVKNSVTSKLQTSFKESQNHITLSPQTPSSVEKSIANKIKTPKQLPSYANESVAKISAIANSNNEDSENDDSAHRCIQTILIYPPAPARDAITINDRDCACLGKDKFINDVIIDFYLKYLSLEVLLKEDQKRTHVFSSHFYKRLTHSHVSDANNRLLRATKRHSGVQKWTKDVNIFEKDFIIIPINERSHWIVAIICFPGLAGEVDVHRSAADDGMVETRSSNPEIPMTRKLQSARKSTQEVWKLPCILIFDSLHGFGEYTKVLLALQEYLSCEYLAKTGIKDTFFLNMTNAVCPEVPQQSNSSDCGIYLLHYVERFFQDPIKDYNLPIKGLKEWFDKSAIVHKRKEIYDLIMSRR; this comes from the exons ATGGAAATCGATTCCAACTGCGGAATAGTCAAATCACTGCAAATAGTGTCCAATCCCGACTCGCACATTGTCAATCGTGAAGTTGACGATACCACAGTTAAAGTCTTACTGATTTCACGAAGGAAAACGCAAACATTAGTTACTCTTAGTATACCCGATAAAGATTGCACTATGCTGGATCTGCTAATCAAG ATGGATATATCACCGAATAGGCCTTCGAAAATTTATCTTGTAAAAGACAAGTCAGTGGATTTGGACTACATAGTTGAAGATTCACAGCCAGGAAATTATTTGAACTCTGATCAAGGGTGCAGTCAAGAAAGCACAAATCAAAATTCTACTACTCATGTATCTAG TGAGTTTGAAGAAAACCTCAactgtttcgagaaaactcATAAG caattttattcaaataataatgaagaCAACCAGTCTCTGAAATCTGAACAAAATGAATCGAAAGCTTACAAGAGAGACAGAAAACAAGATTATCAACAGTTCACAGTCAACACAGATCTTATCGATGAGTCAG aTACCTCAACAGATTCATCGAACGATGAGATATTTCCAACACACAATCTatgtaaaagtaatttcacaTCACTCAAAGTTGTGAATGCCAAAGAAAATActagaataaaattaatgccAAAAAAGGAAGTAAACAGTACATGTGATTCTATTTGTAGTGGTAGCAACCACAAATTTGGCAACAATGAAAATGTTGAAG ATGAAAGCGTGGagtctgaaattgaaaacatgaCAGATAATTCAAATCAGGTACCTTGCGTATCTCTGATGTGTAAAAGAGTGTTCATAGGATCTTATCATTACGGTCCCAATGAAACAGTAATTATATCGCAAAAAGGGATGGAAATGCGAGTTCCACTTCCCAATGACA GTACGACCATTATTATGCTAAATATTAAATTCGAATATCTTCTAAAAGTACTTTTCTATTCTGGTGAAACTATACCGTCTCTGATTTTTTGGGCAGCGTCACAAGCAGGGCCTATTGTTCGTGAAAAGTTGGGGATGAAAGGTCCAAAAGGTCCTTATTACGATTCACTTGCCAAAGGTAGATTTTTTCCATCTCTGATAATGAAAGTGTGTACCACTGTCTCATTGTTAATACTGACTGGTAGAATTCTTTTTATTGTGCCAGATGACAGATGTCGACGGATAATACTCCTACTTCACAAAGTAACCAAGGAAACAAAATTGATATTGGAGTCCTTATTTACACCAAATAATGCCTTACTTGTGTTGAATTTTTCGGATACCAAAACCATTCTTGGATATGCATTACCTGCAAAG ATTTGGAAACCGATAAAAAAATCACTGCAAACGACCAAAAAGTATGCATCAAGAGTCAAAAATTCTGTGACCAGTAAACTGCAAACATCCTTCAAAGAGTCGCAAAATCATATAACATTGTCTCCACAGACACCATCATCAGTTGAGAAATCAATAGCTAATAAGATTAAAACACCTAAACAACTTCCAAGTTATGCAAATGAATCTGTGGCGAAAATATCAGCAATCGCAAATTCCAATAACGAAGATTCTGAGAATGACGATTCTGCACATAGATGTATACAAAC AATATTAATTTACCCTCCCGCACCAGCCAGAGATGCGATTACAATAAATGACCGAGATTGTGCTTGCCTTGGGAaagataaatttataaatgacgTTATCATTGACTTCTATCTGAAATACCTCTCTCTGGAGGTTTTGTTAAAGGAGGATCAGAAGAGAACTCACGTGTTTTCTTCCCATTTCTATAAAAGATTGACACATTCGCACGTGTCAGATGCAAACAATCGACTTCTCCGAGCTACTAAACGACATTCCGGCGTTCAAAAGTGGACGAAAGATgtgaatatatttgaaaaagacTTTATCATTATTCCAATTAATGAACG cTCACATTGGATTGTGGCCATAATCTGCTTTCCTGGCCTTGCTGGCGAGGTGGATGTTCATCGATCAGCAGCAGATGATGGTATGGTGGAAACAAGAAGCTCTAACCCTGAAATTCCAATGACAAGGAAGTTACAAAGTGCTCGTAAATCAACGCAAGAAGTCTGGAAACT GCCTTGcatattgatttttgattcGTTGCACGGATTCGGAGAATACACCAAAGTTTTATTAGCACTGCAAGAATACTTGAGTTGTGAATACTTGGCTAAAACTGGTATAAAAGATACTTTCTTCCTAAACATGACAAATGCAGTGTGTCCTGAAGTTCCACAGCAGTCTAATTCCAGTGATTGTGGTATCTATCTGCTGCACTATGTTGAACGCTTCTTTCAA gaCCCCATCAAGGACTACAACTTACCGATAAAAGGGCTGAAAGAGTGGTTTGACAAAAGTGCTATTGttcataaaagaaaagaaatttatgaTTTAATAATGAGTCGAAGGTAG
- the LOC124185514 gene encoding uncharacterized protein LOC124185514 isoform X2, producing the protein MEIDSNCGIVKSLQIVSNPDSHIVNREVDDTTVKVLLISRRKTQTLVTLSIPDKDCTMLDLLIKMDISPNRPSKIYLVKDKSVDLDYIVEDSQPGNYLNSDQGCSQESTNQNSTTHVSSEFEENLNCFEKTHKQFYSNNNEDNQSLKSEQNESKAYKRDRKQDYQQFTVNTDLIDESDTSTDSSNDEIFPTHNLCKSNFTSLKVVNAKENTRIKLMPKKEVNSTCDSICSGSNHKFGNNENVEDESVESEIENMTDNSNQVPCVSLMCKRVFIGSYHYGPNETVIISQKGMEMRVPLPNDSTTIIMLNIKFEYLLKVLFYSGETIPSLIFWAASQAGPIVREKLGMKGPKGPYYDSLAKGRFFPSLIMKVCTTVSLLILTGRILFIVPDDRCRRIILLLHKVTKETKLILESLFTPNNALLVLNFSDTKTILGYALPAKIWKPIKKSLQTTKKYASRVKNSVTSKLQTSFKESQNHITLSPQTPSSVEKSIANKIKTPKQLPSYANESVAKISAIANSNNEDSENDDSAHRCIQTILIYPPAPARDAITINDRDCACLGKDKFINDVIIDFYLKYLSLEVLLKEDQKRTHVFSSHFYKRLTHSHVSDANNRLLRATKRHSGVQKWTKDVNIFEKDFIIIPINERSHWIVAIICFPGLAGEVDVHRSAADDGMVETRSSNPEIPMTRKLQSARKSTQEVWKLPCILIFDSLHGFGEYTKVLLALQEYLSCEYLAKTGIKDTFFLNMTNAVCPEVPQQSNSSDCGIYLLHYVERFFQKFFLRTPSRTTTYR; encoded by the exons ATGGAAATCGATTCCAACTGCGGAATAGTCAAATCACTGCAAATAGTGTCCAATCCCGACTCGCACATTGTCAATCGTGAAGTTGACGATACCACAGTTAAAGTCTTACTGATTTCACGAAGGAAAACGCAAACATTAGTTACTCTTAGTATACCCGATAAAGATTGCACTATGCTGGATCTGCTAATCAAG ATGGATATATCACCGAATAGGCCTTCGAAAATTTATCTTGTAAAAGACAAGTCAGTGGATTTGGACTACATAGTTGAAGATTCACAGCCAGGAAATTATTTGAACTCTGATCAAGGGTGCAGTCAAGAAAGCACAAATCAAAATTCTACTACTCATGTATCTAG TGAGTTTGAAGAAAACCTCAactgtttcgagaaaactcATAAG caattttattcaaataataatgaagaCAACCAGTCTCTGAAATCTGAACAAAATGAATCGAAAGCTTACAAGAGAGACAGAAAACAAGATTATCAACAGTTCACAGTCAACACAGATCTTATCGATGAGTCAG aTACCTCAACAGATTCATCGAACGATGAGATATTTCCAACACACAATCTatgtaaaagtaatttcacaTCACTCAAAGTTGTGAATGCCAAAGAAAATActagaataaaattaatgccAAAAAAGGAAGTAAACAGTACATGTGATTCTATTTGTAGTGGTAGCAACCACAAATTTGGCAACAATGAAAATGTTGAAG ATGAAAGCGTGGagtctgaaattgaaaacatgaCAGATAATTCAAATCAGGTACCTTGCGTATCTCTGATGTGTAAAAGAGTGTTCATAGGATCTTATCATTACGGTCCCAATGAAACAGTAATTATATCGCAAAAAGGGATGGAAATGCGAGTTCCACTTCCCAATGACA GTACGACCATTATTATGCTAAATATTAAATTCGAATATCTTCTAAAAGTACTTTTCTATTCTGGTGAAACTATACCGTCTCTGATTTTTTGGGCAGCGTCACAAGCAGGGCCTATTGTTCGTGAAAAGTTGGGGATGAAAGGTCCAAAAGGTCCTTATTACGATTCACTTGCCAAAGGTAGATTTTTTCCATCTCTGATAATGAAAGTGTGTACCACTGTCTCATTGTTAATACTGACTGGTAGAATTCTTTTTATTGTGCCAGATGACAGATGTCGACGGATAATACTCCTACTTCACAAAGTAACCAAGGAAACAAAATTGATATTGGAGTCCTTATTTACACCAAATAATGCCTTACTTGTGTTGAATTTTTCGGATACCAAAACCATTCTTGGATATGCATTACCTGCAAAG ATTTGGAAACCGATAAAAAAATCACTGCAAACGACCAAAAAGTATGCATCAAGAGTCAAAAATTCTGTGACCAGTAAACTGCAAACATCCTTCAAAGAGTCGCAAAATCATATAACATTGTCTCCACAGACACCATCATCAGTTGAGAAATCAATAGCTAATAAGATTAAAACACCTAAACAACTTCCAAGTTATGCAAATGAATCTGTGGCGAAAATATCAGCAATCGCAAATTCCAATAACGAAGATTCTGAGAATGACGATTCTGCACATAGATGTATACAAAC AATATTAATTTACCCTCCCGCACCAGCCAGAGATGCGATTACAATAAATGACCGAGATTGTGCTTGCCTTGGGAaagataaatttataaatgacgTTATCATTGACTTCTATCTGAAATACCTCTCTCTGGAGGTTTTGTTAAAGGAGGATCAGAAGAGAACTCACGTGTTTTCTTCCCATTTCTATAAAAGATTGACACATTCGCACGTGTCAGATGCAAACAATCGACTTCTCCGAGCTACTAAACGACATTCCGGCGTTCAAAAGTGGACGAAAGATgtgaatatatttgaaaaagacTTTATCATTATTCCAATTAATGAACG cTCACATTGGATTGTGGCCATAATCTGCTTTCCTGGCCTTGCTGGCGAGGTGGATGTTCATCGATCAGCAGCAGATGATGGTATGGTGGAAACAAGAAGCTCTAACCCTGAAATTCCAATGACAAGGAAGTTACAAAGTGCTCGTAAATCAACGCAAGAAGTCTGGAAACT GCCTTGcatattgatttttgattcGTTGCACGGATTCGGAGAATACACCAAAGTTTTATTAGCACTGCAAGAATACTTGAGTTGTGAATACTTGGCTAAAACTGGTATAAAAGATACTTTCTTCCTAAACATGACAAATGCAGTGTGTCCTGAAGTTCCACAGCAGTCTAATTCCAGTGATTGTGGTATCTATCTGCTGCACTATGTTGAACGCTTCTTTCAA aaattttttctcaggaCCCCATCAAGGACTACAACTTACCGATAA
- the LOC124185514 gene encoding uncharacterized protein LOC124185514 isoform X8 gives MEIDSNCGIVKSLQIVSNPDSHIVNREVDDTTVKVLLISRRKTQTLVTLSIPDKDCTMLDLLIKMDISPNRPSKIYLVKDKSVDLDYIVEDSQPGNYLNSDQGCSQESTNQNSTTHVSSEFEENLNCFEKTHKQFYSNNNEDNQSLKSEQNESKAYKRDRKQDYQQFTVNTDLIDESDTSTDSSNDEIFPTHNLCKSNFTSLKVVNAKENTRIKLMPKKEVNSTCDSICSGSNHKFGNNENVEDESVESEIENMTDNSNQVPCVSLMCKRVFIGSYHYGPNETVIISQKGMEMRVPLPNDSTTIIMLNIKFEYLLKVLFYSGETIPSLIFWAASQAGPIVREKLGMKGPKGPYYDSLAKGRFFPSLIMKVCTTVSLLILTGRILFIVPDDRCRRIILLLHKVTKETKLILESLFTPNNALLVLNFSDTKTILGYALPAKIWKPIKKSLQTTKKYASRVKNSVTSKLQTSFKESQNHITLSPQTPSSVEKSIANKIKTPKQLPSYANESVAKISAIANSNNEDSENDDSAHRCIQTILIYPPAPARDAITINDRDCACLGKDKFINDVIIDFYLKYLSLEVLLKEDQKRTHVFSSHFYKRLTHSHVSDANNRLLRATKRHSGVQKWTKDLTLDCGHNLLSWPCWRGGCSSISSR, from the exons ATGGAAATCGATTCCAACTGCGGAATAGTCAAATCACTGCAAATAGTGTCCAATCCCGACTCGCACATTGTCAATCGTGAAGTTGACGATACCACAGTTAAAGTCTTACTGATTTCACGAAGGAAAACGCAAACATTAGTTACTCTTAGTATACCCGATAAAGATTGCACTATGCTGGATCTGCTAATCAAG ATGGATATATCACCGAATAGGCCTTCGAAAATTTATCTTGTAAAAGACAAGTCAGTGGATTTGGACTACATAGTTGAAGATTCACAGCCAGGAAATTATTTGAACTCTGATCAAGGGTGCAGTCAAGAAAGCACAAATCAAAATTCTACTACTCATGTATCTAG TGAGTTTGAAGAAAACCTCAactgtttcgagaaaactcATAAG caattttattcaaataataatgaagaCAACCAGTCTCTGAAATCTGAACAAAATGAATCGAAAGCTTACAAGAGAGACAGAAAACAAGATTATCAACAGTTCACAGTCAACACAGATCTTATCGATGAGTCAG aTACCTCAACAGATTCATCGAACGATGAGATATTTCCAACACACAATCTatgtaaaagtaatttcacaTCACTCAAAGTTGTGAATGCCAAAGAAAATActagaataaaattaatgccAAAAAAGGAAGTAAACAGTACATGTGATTCTATTTGTAGTGGTAGCAACCACAAATTTGGCAACAATGAAAATGTTGAAG ATGAAAGCGTGGagtctgaaattgaaaacatgaCAGATAATTCAAATCAGGTACCTTGCGTATCTCTGATGTGTAAAAGAGTGTTCATAGGATCTTATCATTACGGTCCCAATGAAACAGTAATTATATCGCAAAAAGGGATGGAAATGCGAGTTCCACTTCCCAATGACA GTACGACCATTATTATGCTAAATATTAAATTCGAATATCTTCTAAAAGTACTTTTCTATTCTGGTGAAACTATACCGTCTCTGATTTTTTGGGCAGCGTCACAAGCAGGGCCTATTGTTCGTGAAAAGTTGGGGATGAAAGGTCCAAAAGGTCCTTATTACGATTCACTTGCCAAAGGTAGATTTTTTCCATCTCTGATAATGAAAGTGTGTACCACTGTCTCATTGTTAATACTGACTGGTAGAATTCTTTTTATTGTGCCAGATGACAGATGTCGACGGATAATACTCCTACTTCACAAAGTAACCAAGGAAACAAAATTGATATTGGAGTCCTTATTTACACCAAATAATGCCTTACTTGTGTTGAATTTTTCGGATACCAAAACCATTCTTGGATATGCATTACCTGCAAAG ATTTGGAAACCGATAAAAAAATCACTGCAAACGACCAAAAAGTATGCATCAAGAGTCAAAAATTCTGTGACCAGTAAACTGCAAACATCCTTCAAAGAGTCGCAAAATCATATAACATTGTCTCCACAGACACCATCATCAGTTGAGAAATCAATAGCTAATAAGATTAAAACACCTAAACAACTTCCAAGTTATGCAAATGAATCTGTGGCGAAAATATCAGCAATCGCAAATTCCAATAACGAAGATTCTGAGAATGACGATTCTGCACATAGATGTATACAAAC AATATTAATTTACCCTCCCGCACCAGCCAGAGATGCGATTACAATAAATGACCGAGATTGTGCTTGCCTTGGGAaagataaatttataaatgacgTTATCATTGACTTCTATCTGAAATACCTCTCTCTGGAGGTTTTGTTAAAGGAGGATCAGAAGAGAACTCACGTGTTTTCTTCCCATTTCTATAAAAGATTGACACATTCGCACGTGTCAGATGCAAACAATCGACTTCTCCGAGCTACTAAACGACATTCCGGCGTTCAAAAGTGGACGAAAGAT cTCACATTGGATTGTGGCCATAATCTGCTTTCCTGGCCTTGCTGGCGAGGTGGATGTTCATCGATCAGCAGCAGATGA